tctttaaaacataatcatttatatcttcatttcctttttttcttattttaatatctAATATTTCTACTTCTAACacacattttattaaatcacTTTTCCCCAATATGTAATCATTTAAACTGTCGtctgtatttttttcagTCTCGTACTCACTTGGGTCGCATATGTTTTGAAGGATTTTCGTCGTTTCACCACTTCTattgtaatataatttatcgTCAAGAGAATTAATATCTTCATTTAGTAGTTCCTCCACATACTTGTCGAAGTTTTCAAGAAAATGTAGTTTCTCGTCTCTTTTGTAAGGCTCACTAGGATCGTTTGGTTTGTCCAATCGACTTGGATCGCTTGACTCACCTGACTCGTTTGGTTCGCTCCTCCCATTCGGTTCGCCCTTTTCGTCACTTTCCTCTTCATCAAATAAAACGCtgttatcatttaaaatatattcaatgTCTTCTTCCTTATTTGCAATATAATACTCTGCTTCCTTTATCTCCTTTGTCTCCTTTGCTTCCACTGATTCTTCTGATGCTCTACTTCTACTGGTCTGCTTACTATTCCTTTCTGATTCGACGCGTTCCTCCCGACCATCCTGTTCACCATTTTCGTTCCCTTTCTTGAGCGACTGTTCTAATGTATTGCtgtcaaaaaatttattttcattggtctttaaaatattttccaatttttgaagtgttctattattttttaattttttaatttctgtataaataatttctcTAAATTTACTTATActttctttattaatttccTTGAGATTTATAACTTGTTGATCTTTATTCTTATCAAgtgttaaattatttttttgaaaataatccTTAAATAAACTTATGGGTAAATAGacagttatattttttttttgattcttGTTCATACCGATTAAGGATTCATTAAAACCAAGAggattataattttcttttatcaaTATAGTTGCATTATTCATTTGAATAATATCATTGGGTAACAAATATCCttgtttaaaataatttgaaaaatctgcatttttcaaatattcgTCGTAGTAGTATCTTCTACTCTCATTATCCTTATCATTTGTctcattaaataaattttcttcatttgcATTATGAACATTTGTTAAAGTGTTctcttcataattatttgaattgTTAATAAAGTTCTCTTCGTCCTTATCTATATCTATTAAATcgttaattttgttattctcTATGATATTCAATTCTTCATTTATcctgtattttttttctactgcatattttttatcatcaaTAGGACATTTATTTTGAGTTGCTCCTTGCACCATTTTTCTGTGAGTATTTCTCCTATCCGTGTTAACTTTACAATACTCATCATAATAGATATCATTAAAGCTGTAAACCCATCCTcgtaaaatgtttatatatacatcatTATTCCATTCTACTTTATGACTGTGGTCTGAATTTATAGCAacttcattttcattttgaacaatttttaagaattctTTAAAAGCGTTTCCTTTCTCGTATGGAGGTATTTTAACAGTTAGGTCTAAATTGAGGTACGACTTCAGAAATTTAATAGTAGGAAATTTGTCAATAGAAAAATTTAGTACTATATCATTAAACTTACTTATGTTCATATGgtcaattttatttaataatcgGGGTGCTCCTATTAAATGTAATTTCTTTATACCTTTGTAAACTTTTATAATATCTTCATTGacgtattttaaaaaaattttaaagtaaTCATTTTGATCtacataattaattaaactGTTCACTGGTATATCCTTCAAATAGGAATACTcatatttgttttcttttaattttttttctttatatttttttacacacATATCATAGTAGTCCTCTCTCAGTTTGCCCTTTATGTGTATTTTTAACACAATATCACTACTTTCGTTATTTTCGTCAATgtattcaatttttaatagcttctttttaacattttctattaaagttatttgttttttttccttttctttgtCCAACTGGTCTACTTGGTCCACTTCCTTCTCCTTAGGTGCTTCACTGTTACCGTCGTTGCTACTTTCGCCCCTTCTTGAAGTATGTTTAACTTTcacttcaattttttttttttcttttttgtaggGAAGGGGATAGTAGTAggtgtttctttttttgtccttattttttatgtatgtaaaaaaaaaaaaaaaaaaaaaaaaaaaaaattctgcCTTAGCAAATGGTTACGAGGTAGTAACAAAATTTCTCTCTCACCAATGCAtgatgtatttttataaagccatttcatgttttttttttttttttgcatttccATCCAACATTTAAAGGAAAACTAATATTAGTATACCTAGAACATTTCCTTTTAactttattacttttttttttcacagtCCAATGGTGTCCTTTCAAGTTAGCAATTAGTTTACTACTTGAAATTTCATTGTTCTTGGGAAGTGCACTATAGTTATATATTGCTTTAATATAATGAAGAATAAAAcatatgaaaaggaaaaactgGCAATAAATTAATTTGCGCCCTATACCCATATTAACGCGTTAGGTGTGCGCGTGggtttataattatgtatatgttaatatatatatatgctactAAATCTTAATTGGTTTATTGGCTTATAAGTTCCTCTGTCGTTTGCTCCATGTACGCCTCATTTTCATGAGATAAATGTAAACATGCGCATATAAACATAcctatatacacatttttataaacttaCATTTGcgtacacacacacatatatatatatatatatacaaacatggAAATGTATGCAATAcagtatgtaaatatatgtatataaatacatgtaaagttatatatatatatatatatatatatatatatatatatgtaaatataagcatgtatgcatatttatacattcgCTTATTCGCTTGCTACTAAGCATTCTTCAGaatattttcaaaagtttaattttgaaaccgaaaaaaaaaaaaaaaaaaaaaaaaaaaagaaatctgAGTTTTACATTGTGCCTTGAAGGATAACTTAGTTGTACTAGTAcgattcattttattttaattcgttttaatttatttttgtaagtATAAGCTTACATATCATCgcttttttacaaaatatttgaatgtgttttgttttatacaAACAATTTTGCACGTTTTTGCAAAAAACTGTTAATGTGCTATTTTGCCATAAATATGTTAGTATGCTATTTTACCATAAACATGTTAGTATGCTATTTTACCATAAACTTGTTAATAAGCTTTTTTTGCCGCAAAACCGTTAATTActgcttttttgttttatgtatgcatatatacatccaTAAATACATAAGACGTCCAAACGTAGGTACATGCGTAATGCTCATATACGAATGCTATACCTTTTTTGTATTCTTATGCACATTTGTTTCTCATTGGTGTACAGCTACAATATAACGAAATCATTTTATTGCATTGACGGATATTACGAATAATtcacataataattttttgtatgaGAAACTgggtttaattttttccaaaaaaaaaaaaaaaaattacatagttaacataattattactttgcacattatatatatatatatatatatatatgtaaatagaaaaacaaataaatagataaatacataaatacgaCTATTATTAGATCCATTTTTATGAGTTATAGATAACTGTAGGAAGGCTAGGGGAAAGAGAATATTTGctttaatatgaaaaagattTGAAGcgcacataaatatatacataaaacacatatataaaaagcaaTGTCGTACCCATACAATGCTGAATTTTTTGTACGTTATCCCAAATTCAAGGAGAGGGATGAGAAAGAAAGAACTGTTGACCCACGAATTGagttagaaaaaaaatgtgcagTGAAATGTGTTCGACCAGTGAATGAATATCAAAATTGTGTGAGTAGAGTAAAAGCTAGAACTGATAACAAAGGGAATTGCTTAGGGCAGTATGAagaattgtatatatgtattgatCATTGCGTCGCTAAGGATCTGTTTAATTATCTTGTTTAGCATTATATacacgcacatatatatatgtacgacaaatttttatgttcatatattacCTTTGAATAGTTTTATTTAGtacattttccttttacaCACCCAAACAAGAAActctcattatttttttttttttcttttttaaaatgaactcaaaaatttacataactTGTACAAAATTGGTATCTACAACATACGTGTCCACCTAAATGCATGCtcacatatatgtgtgtaaaGGCTAGTGGAAaaagtcaaaaaaaaaaaaaaaaaaaaatgcacatataattaacatacacacatatatacacgtcGAAAAAACATGCACGCCGAAAACGAAGTGtatgttgaaaaaaaatttatacttcaaaaaaaaaattaattaaaaaaatagctaTAAATCAGGGGCTAAAAAATTCAGGTGGGAATGTAAACAAACGAATAAAAATTCATcgcatataaaaaaaaaaaaagtcgaTTACTTTCAAAAGAACAAAAGCACAGATCACAAAATTGGAGACGTTTTGATAAACGAAACGGTTGTGTCAATTGGACTGATGCTGCAGTACATCCTGGCGGGGTTGCTATAAAATGGGTCGTTAAAACTATAGTCTACATAATCCATAATGCATTCCTGAATATTCTGctctttattatttgaatGCAATAAAAGGGATAACTTGTCTTTGTTGAGCATATTATTTTGATCACTAGTCTGGGAAGTTAGagattcattttttttaatttttactgaTACGCCAAAATTTTGATAAGAGGGGCTATTATTTGTCATGGGTATTTTGGTATTCTTTGTCTTTATAGTTTTAGGTAAATTTCTTGAAGATATagttctatttattttttgaaattttgaGTTActgttatttaattttttatcgaatatattatttttattattttcatttaaacacatattttttataaaattataaaaatatttttcatattttggcTTAATaagaatttctttttcttctgaTTCCAgtattgtatttattattttaaaaattcttttttcatttaaattgctattaaaaatttgaaacAGCCACATGcctttattaaataattcttcACATTTCTCAAACAAATGAAATAgctttttgttaaaaattattttgtatctCTTTTTGTATGTCCTTCGAATTTCCCTCGAAAAATTCGTATCACTATAAGGAGgcatatttcttttctttttttcagggcaaatacaataattcttaaaatagttttcttctttgttaatattaaaaccatttttataatttaaattttgctCCTTGTAGTTTGTATCTACATTATTATCACTGCTATTCTTTTCTGAGTCGTTTGCGTTATCCCGTATTTTTTGTACTTGTTCCTCCGTTTTAATGTAGTTAccaattatattattatttccgttaatatttccattattataTCCATCATTTCTTCCGTCTGTCTCCCTTTCCACGTTAACCTTAACGGTGCAAAAACCACCTCCCtcattatttacttttttttgtatcaCCGTGGATTCTTCTTCGTTTTCATTAGGTGCACCCGATATTCTGTCTTCCTTGGTACATTTCGAACCAGACGAATCTTTATATGTCATGATGTTCATTCGTAGAAAGGTTGCGCGATGATAATCATGCTGATCATGATGATGAAAGTTTTTGTCCCTATTTGTTAACTGCTCCTCAGCTTTACTTTTGTCTATTAGCGATTTCAAAAAtagattttcttttttttttttccttttttttttttttttcttatgaatattttttataatattaaacatttttgaGAGTACATTTTGCATTTTCTTTAAGTAAATAAGTTTTGAGCTCATAACAGAattaatataagaaataaaaaatactttaaatGCACATTCCAACAAATCTAAAATacttaaatttaataaattgtcTAAGTTTAATTCACCgacaaaaaaagtattaaatggacacttaatttttttgatataatcataattcttttttacatagtcaaacatattttttaaataatcttCATtcgtataatatttattttttatttctttatatttatcttttatataatttatatctatattaacaaaataactatattttatac
This genomic interval from Plasmodium brasilianum strain Bolivian I chromosome 13, whole genome shotgun sequence contains the following:
- a CDS encoding hypothetical protein (conserved Plasmodium protein), which encodes MGIGRKLIYCQFFLFICFILHYIKAIYNYSALPKNNEISSSKLIANLKGHHWTVKKKKKKKIEVKVKHTSRRGESSNDGNSEAPKEKEVDQVDQLDKEKEKKQITLIENVKKKLLKIEYIDENNESSDIVLKIHIKGKLREDYYDMCVKKYKEKKLKENKYEYSYLKDIPVNSLINYVDQNDYFKIFLKYVNEDIIKVYKGIKKLHLIGAPRLLNKIDHMNISKFNDIVLNFSIDKFPTIKFLKSYLNLDLTVKIPPYEKGNAFKEFLKIVQNENEVAINSDHSHKVEWNNDVYINILRGWVYSFNDIYYDEYCKVNTDRRNTHRKMVQGATQNKCPIDDKKYAVEKKYRINEELNIIENNKINDLIDIDKDEENFINNSNNYEENTLTNVHNANEENLFNETNDKDNESRRYYYDEYLKNADFSNYFKQGYLLPNDIIQMNNATILIKENYNPLGFNESLIGMNKNQKKNITVYLPISLFKDYFQKNNLTLDKNKDQQVINLKEINKESISKFREIIYTEIKKLKNNRTLQKLENILKTNENKFFDSNTLEQSLKKGNENGEQDGREERVESERNSKQTSRSRASEESVEAKETKEIKEAEYYIANKEEDIEYILNDNSVLFDEEESDEKGEPNGRSEPNESGESSDPSRLDKPNDPSEPYKRDEKLHFLENFDKYVEELLNEDINSLDDKLYYNRSGETTKILQNICDPSEYETEKNTDDSLNDYILGKSDLIKCVLEVEILDIKIRKKGNEDINDYVLKKYNKTIDELYEDIEGRAMKDIQGKCVDQRRMEAYKKLMEITTLNIPITLFRAQGKRLYDNYLRKQKMKKSVNDKDNHQILDFEEFIKKSQKEIYDQIKFSFIVKSIFQNSKLKVNYEHIIRDVIRTLIKTPTNNVQSLIKKIYTVHQAQCVLDFVSLNSNISFDINHNSSLNFSVSLKKGSSYTKEEFLNDDQQSASDPRKSREQLSSYRDGTNINEKNSNTVNTPNDNDDKISSGSSDGDNSNCDKIDCDTPRTQKIFNFTNESNFVIEKKKENNENVELEYYTFKKGANYTKFFQERSKKS